The Sphingopyxis sp. BE259 nucleotide sequence GAAGCCAGCGTTGCCCACTCCGCGCTGCTCGCAGCGCTGGATCACGACGTCGGCACATTAGCAGGTAACGACCACCGTATTGCGCTGATGGTCAGCACCAACATCACGCACCGCAAGCGCGGCGCTCGGCTGGTGATCGCCGGGAACGCGCCCGCCGAAAAGACACCTGATCCGAACCTCGTCGCACTAATTACCAAGGGTCATCGAGGTCGCGCCGCTTTGTTCTCGAGCACCGCCCCTCGCGGCAACCGCCACATCGAGCGGTTGGCACGCCTCGCTTATCTCGCACCCGACATCACATCTGCGATCCTCGACGGCACGCAGCCCGCGACGCTGACCAGCCGAGGTCTGCTTAAGCTCCCTGGCCTCCCGCTCGGATGGACCAAGCAGCGGGAAATGCTCGGATTTGAATGATCTGTGGTCACTGTGGTGGCCACAAAAAACGCCGGCGGAGACGCGGCACCGTTTGGACATAATCTCGGGCTCTCGCGTCGCGGTCTCTGACCACAATTAGAATCCACTTGCGAGAAGCCCGCGGAACTGCGCCGGTTAAGCCTTCAATTTCCAATATATATGAATTATATCAGTCACTTAGATGTGCGTGGTGCACCCGGCGGGATTCGAACCCACGGCCCCCAGATTAGGAATCTGATGCTCTATCCTGCTGAGCTACGGGTGCGCCGCGGTTCGTGTAGCGGCGCGAGGCGGCGAGCGTCAATCGCCAGGTCAATTAACCGCATCGGGCGGGACGATCGGCACCAGCAGCGGCATCGCTGCAATCCCGTCATCGCGCAGCGCCTGCGCCTCCCCCGGCGAGGCCTGGCCGTGGATCAGGTCATGGGCGGCGCGGCCTTCGTGCATTGCGCGCGCCGCGTCGGCAAAATCGCGCCCTACCCAGCGCGATTGCGGCAGCATCTCCGCCTGCTTGGCGGCAATTTCGGCGACCACTCGGCGGACCAGTTCAGTGGACACGTCGCCCGCTGGCGCAGGCTGTTCCGGCATCGTCGGCGCCGTGACGACCTGCTGGTTTGACTTGGCACCGATCCGCGGCGCCATCACCGCTTTGCGGACGTCGCTGTCCCCGCACACCGGGCAGCCGATCAGCCCGCGCGTCTGTTGATCGGCGAAACTGTCGCTGCTCGCAAACCAGGCTTCGAAACGATGATCTCCGGCGGCGCAACAAAGGTCGAAAACGATCAAGGTCAGCCCAAACTCAAGCTAGGCCCAGCAGCGGGTCGAGCCCGCCGCGCGCCTCGAGCGCCGCCATGTCGTCGCTGCCGCCGATATGCTGTCCGTCGATGAAGATCTGCGGCACGGTGCGCGCGCCGCCGGCGCGTTCGACCATCGCGTCGAACCCGGCGCGGTCCATCGTCACGTCGATTTCCTGATATTCGGCGCCCTTGCGATCGAGCAGCGCCTTGGCGCGCGAACAATAGGGGCA carries:
- the grxC gene encoding glutaredoxin 3, whose translation is MAKIEVFTKFLCPYCSRAKALLDRKGAEYQEIDVTMDRAGFDAMVERAGGARTVPQIFIDGQHIGGSDDMAALEARGGLDPLLGLA
- a CDS encoding DUF1178 family protein produces the protein MIVFDLCCAAGDHRFEAWFASSDSFADQQTRGLIGCPVCGDSDVRKAVMAPRIGAKSNQQVVTAPTMPEQPAPAGDVSTELVRRVVAEIAAKQAEMLPQSRWVGRDFADAARAMHEGRAAHDLIHGQASPGEAQALRDDGIAAMPLLVPIVPPDAVN